One genomic window of Glycine soja cultivar W05 chromosome 9, ASM419377v2, whole genome shotgun sequence includes the following:
- the LOC114425746 gene encoding acyl carrier protein 1, mitochondrial-like, which produces MALRAAVLRHVRVPLQAAPKLQPWRAMSSHGDDHLSKEEVVERVLAVVKDFPKVDPSRVSPDVHFQKDLGLDSLDNVEIVMALEEEFKLEIPDKEADKIDSCHLAIEYISNHPMAG; this is translated from the exons atggcACTGAGGGCAGCCGTGCTCCGCCACGTTCGTGTGCCACTCCAAGCCGCTCCAAAACTGCAGCCATGGCGTGCCATGTCATCACACGGCGACGATCATCTCTCCAAAGAGGAGGTCGTCGAAAGAGTCCTCGCCGTCGTCAAAGATTTCCCCAAAGTCGATCCTTCCAGG GTGAGTCCAGATGTACATTTCCAGAAGGATTTGGGTTTGGATAGCTTGGACAATGTGGAAATTGTAATGGCACTAGAAGAGGAGTTCAAGCTAGAGATCCCAGACAAGGAAGCTGATAAAATTGACTCTTGTCATCTTGCTATTGAGTACATTTCTAACCATCCCATGGCTGGTTAA